The following are from one region of the Biomphalaria glabrata chromosome 12, xgBioGlab47.1, whole genome shotgun sequence genome:
- the LOC106067388 gene encoding uncharacterized protein LOC106067388 isoform X1, whose protein sequence is MPKARTAIVWSLKDSQLFQFLLDKYSDIPEPGSDTTNKTCLNGHALHIFIANESCYTSSTDIISSSFGIPSPETLIKLKRLIYNTLTKHKKNLNRNLGKIKIMCSEIFHQLPSHTVPNPDSNIQTPAVETIQPVNEFIPPALNIKEGLTPREKDLKRRLSLLSESRSEERSRHIQKMKQIKLQINDQPKIIKNFKQSVERKKQTIIKLKKELKKLKTESGKEEIAKLKNRLTATKNKYNHSIIKIKSNYKKELSERDTIIKALQCDKLVLEDKVLQLENINATSLKKDKKTYNVIARLIIYDCISNNVPTKRIPSVIDSLSHRMGILIDSVPDKSSIENCVRELGVISDLQAAEVVMATPGLTLGFDATTQEGVHVNSVHLTTKSNTLVIALDDLSGGTAEDYGNHICQAIQNLAGVYSNFHKTDLHECRDKIIQNISNTMSDRAPVNHATVMRLSELWDKSLTELNCHVHPLDSIAKGCTEALKTLQTEQGKLFGSDCLAGNIVLQLTKMRYKMGTGNPKAFVSFLVKEKLKKGLIPRYRGNRFHVLFHTSGILVLHSEQILDFLGSASALPCGGLTAALLYDLQLQTAKKQLYVMGLIGKLLTGPWMRKFYTSQDDVRNISYYEGVTVIKGVLARVNECLKNPFSIFTRSLDFFDEDLDANDPVLQVLLLCPQDMQVERMLKDCLSSIASVIQRQYESFLCMDESELMKLEAESARSHNMDSEEVVGMFSAEKKRAPSATVCYISSKVRSKKNKTVAYLDSLTESARKERVEWAMGAARIRRRANKVRSSSVNEEIVKRAEQKARESEKRERKQIENLLRKEDFDRIRTEMKDVTEETLTNVVDILSGNIFGRLICHYWFDEGAHCGRIMRVKKEWKGKKVVYNKDVYEVSYWSIEEDESEGVDYDMNKYELACDVLFKDLTLM, encoded by the coding sequence ATGCCTAAAGCAAGGACTGCAATAGTTTGGTCACTCAAAGACTCACAACTGTTTCAGTTTCTCTTGGATAAATATAGTGATATACCAGAGCCTGGATCTGACACTACTAATAAAACCTGCTTAAATGGCCATGCTCTTCATATTTTTATAGCCAATGAATCATGTTATACAAGTTCAACAGATATAATAAGTTCATCCTTCGGAATTCCTTCAccagaaactttaattaaattaaaaagattAATTTACAATACactaacaaaacacaaaaaaaatttaaatagaaatcttggaaaaataaaaataatgtgctCTGAAATATTTCACCAACTACCCTCTCATACTGTCCCCAATCCTGATTCCAACATTCAAACACCAGCTGTAGAAACCATACAACCAGTAAATGAATTTATTCCCCCTGCTTTAAACATAAAAGAGGGACTTACACCCAGAGAAAAAGACTTAAAAAGGCGTTTATCTTTGCTCTCCGAGTCTAGGAGTGAGGAAAGAAGCAGGCACATACAAAAAATGAAGCAAATCAAATTACAAATTAATGATCAgcctaaaataattaaaaactttaAGCAGTCagtggagagaaaaaaacaaactattataaaacttaaaaaggaattaaaaaaacttaaaactgaATCTGGCAAAGAAGAAATAGCTAAATTGAAAAATAGATTAACAGCCACAAAAAATAAGtataatcattcaataattaaaattaaatcaaattataaaaaagaattGTCTGAGAGGGACACAATCATTAAGGCCCTTCAGTGTGACAAACTGGTCCTTGAAGATAAAGTTTTACAATTAGAAAATATTAATGCTACGTCccttaaaaaagacaaaaaaacttATAATGTAATAGCCAGATTGATTATTTATGATTGTATTTCTAACAATGTCCCCACCAAAAGAATCCCCTCTGTAATTGATAGTTTGTCACACAGAATGGGGATCCTTATTGATTCTGTCCCTGACAAAAGTTCTATTGAAAACTGTGTAAGAGAACTTGGTGTTATATCAGACCTGCAAGCCGCTGAAGTTGTCATGGCTACACCAGGCCTAACTCTTGGGTTTGATGCCACAACCCAAGAGGGTGTACATGTCAACTCAGTGCATCTCACCACCAAGTCTAATACTTTAGTAATTGCTTTAGATGACCTGAGTGGTGGGACGGCTGAGGATTATGGGAATCACATCTGTCAAGCAATTCAAAACTTGGCAGGAGTGTACTCTAATTTTCACAAGACAGATTTACACGAGTGCCGGGATAAAATTATCCAAAATATTTCGAACACAATGTCTGACCGGGCTCCTGTAAACCATGCCACTGTGATGCGATTGTCTGAGTTGTGGGACAAATCCTTGACTGAGCTTAATTGCCACGTGCACCCGCTTGATAGCATTGCTAAAGGCTGCACGGAGGCACTTAAGACCCTGCAGACAGAACAAGGTAAGCTTTTTGGTAGTGACTGCTTGGCAGGTAACATTGTCTTGCAGCTGACCAAAATGCGTTACAAAATGGGTACAGGCAATCCCAAagcttttgtttcatttttagtaaaagaaaaattaaagaagGGCCTTATTCCACGGTATAGGGGTAATCGttttcatgtattatttcatactAGTGGAATATTGGTCCTTCATTCTGAacaaattttagattttttgggATCTGCCTCTGCCCTTCCTTGTGGAGGTCTGACTGCAGCATTGCTGTATGACCTCCAACTtcaaacagcaaaaaaacaattatatgtCATGGGCCTAATAGGAAAACTGTTGACTGGCCCTTGGATGAGAAAATTTTACACATCCCAAGATGATGTgagaaatatttcttattatgaGGGCGTCACAGTCATTAAAGGAGTTCTAGCCCGAGTAAATGAATGTCTGAAAAATCCTTTCAGCATTTTTACAAGGAGCTTAGACTTCTTTGATGAAGACCTTGATGCCAATGACCCTGTACTGCAAGTTCTTTTGCTCTGCCCTCAAGATATGCAAGTTGAGCGTATGTTGAAAGATTGCCTGTCTTCTATTGCGTCTGTTATCCAGAGGCAGTATGAAAGTTTTCTTTGTATGGATGAATCTGAGCTGATGAAGCTTGAAGCGGAATCTGCTAGGTCACATAATATGGACTCAGAAGAGGTGGTTGGCATGTTCAGTGCAGAAAAAAAACGTGCACCCAGTGCAACAGTGTGCTACATCTCTTCTAAAGTCCGTtccaaaaagaacaaaactgtGGCCTATCTAGATTCCCTGACGGAATCAGCTCGGAAAGAAAGGGTCGAATGGGCCATGGGTGCTGCACGCATTAGAAGGCGGGCTAATAAAGTGAGGTCGTCTAGTGTGAATGAAGAGATTGTTAAGAGGGCAGAGCAAAAGGCCAGAGAAagtgagaagagagagaggaaacaGATTGAGAACCTGCTTAGAAAGGAAGACTTTGACCGAATAAGGACAGAAATGAAGGATGTGACTGAAGAGACTTTGACTAATGTTGTGGACATTTTATCAGGGAATATTTTTGGGAGGTTGATTTGCCATTACTGGTTTGATGAAGGTGCGCATTGTGGTAGGATAATGAGAGTGAAGAAAGAATGGAAAGGAAAGAAAGTTGTATATAATAAAGATGTATATGAGGTGTCCTACTGGTCGATTGAAGAGGATGAAAGTGAGGGTGTTGATTATGACATGAATAAATATGAATTAGCTTGTGACGTACTATTTAAAGACCTGACTTTAATGTAA